AGATGGATATAATGCGATCGCATCAGCAAGAACACCCCTTGGTTTACAACTAAAAACAGCAGGAGTGCTAAATGGCGAGCAACTAAATTTGTTATTTGCCAGTCAGCTACAGCAAATTCGAGAGCTTTTTGAAATTCAAAAAGGTGTATTTAAACTAGATAGCAGAGCGCCGCAGCCAAGTAAAGAAATGACAGGGTTAAGTCTAGGGGCTACAGAAGTGGCGCTGATGGCTCTGAGAACTTTAAAAAACTGGGACGCCTTAGCTGATGCTTTGCCAGATGCTAGTTCGGCTCTACACAGTATTACTCAAACTAAACCACTCCTTCACTTGCACGCTTTGGAGTGGCAGGTATGGGAATTTGCTAATGGTAGGGTTTCTTTGAGTGCGATCGCTCATCAACTCAACCAACCAGTTACTTTAATTCAGCAAGCAGCTTTGCGACTCAAGATTGCTGGTTTAGTAGAAGAAGTTCCTTTATCAACATCTACGCCAGAACTAAATGACTATCCTTTGGATGTTAACTGTGTAAATTCTTCTGCTCTAGGAAACAAAAAATTCATAGAACCAGAAATGCTCAAAATAGTTACTTCTTTTCTGGACAATCTGGTTGGGTATTTAAGGAGCAATATTTCATGAACACCATTCGCATTGTCGTCACGGGTAGCGTTGGTGCAGGTAAAACCAGCTTAATTCGCACAATTAGTGAGATTGAAGTGGTTGATACCGATAAAAGAACTACGGATGAAGCAGCACAAATAAAGGCAAACACTACGGTAGCGTTGGATTTTGGCCGTCTCACCTTTGCACCAAACCAAGCAATGCACCTTTATGGCACACCAGGACAACTGCGATTTGACTTTATGTGGGACATCTTGATTAACAAAGCCCATGCGTATATTCTCTTAGTGAATGCTCACCGTCCTCAGGATTTCCGTCATGGTCGTCGGATTCTGAATTTTATGAAGCAACGGGTGCAGATTCCGATGTTGATTGGGCTGACACACACAGATTATGCAGATGCTTGGGAGATGGAAGATGTGGCGATCGCTTTGGGACTTTTGCATGAAGCCAGTCGACCGCCTCTGATTGCTGTAAACCCTACCGAACAAGCCTCGGTTTTCCAGGCTTTGATTGTACTTGTTGAACAATTAGAAACAACAAACAACTATCAACAAACAACTATTAACTAATCTCTGCCAAGGGTGCAGGCTGCCAAACTTCTCCATACTTTTCCCGGAGAGTGTACCAAGCCTCTACTTGCCCCGGTTCATACTCACCCGGCTTACCCCACTGTAAAAATAGACTCAAAGCAGGTTCCTGTTTATCGTCTATAAATCGGATTGCATAAGTGGTGAAATTACCCCGTTTCGCTTCACCTGTTTCAAATTTCACTTGAGTAATTTTGTCCATATTTAAGTGAAATTCAAAACCTTCTGTATGCATATTTGCGTATTTACCCTTAGGTAACTCTGCATAGAACAACTTTTCGATTTTGCCCCGTGCTTCCAATACTGCGGCGCTGCTAGTGACAATTAAACGCAAAGTTCCCAAAGTTTCGCAAGCTTCCAAAAATTCTTTTAATGTATTTGTCATTTGTCATTTGTCCTTTATTAATAGTTAGTAGTTAGTGGGTAGAGACACGATGTTCCTCGCGTCTGTACATTAGTTGTTAGTTGTTAGTTGTTAGTTGTTAGTATTTTTACTACTAACCATTAACCACTAACCACTAACCAATAACCAATCACTACTTTTCATACTGTTCGTATGCATTCACAATACGTTGAACTAGGGCATGGCGTACGACATCTTTTTGGCTAAATTCACAAAAAGCGATTCCTTCCACATGCCTCAAAATCTTGATTGCCATTGTCAACCCAGATTCTTGATGCAATGGTAAATCAACTTGTGTAATGTCGCCTGTGACGACCATACGGGAGTTAAAACCCAAGCGAGTCAACACCATTTTCATCTGGGAAGTTGTAGTATTTTGGGCTTCATCCACAATCACAAAGGCATTATTGAGTGTGCGCCCCCGCATGTAAGCTAAAGGAGCAACTTCAATCACACCTCTTTCCATCAATGATGGTACTTTTTCTGGATCGATAAATTCATTGATGGCATCGTAAAGTGGACGCAGATAAGGATTGACTTTTTGTTGCAAGTCTCCTGGCAAAAAACCAAGTTTTTCACCTGCTTCAACAGCAGGGCGAGTGAGAATTAGCTTTTCATACTGGTTAGCCAGAAGTGCTTGTACTGCTACAACTACCGCCAGGAAGGTCTTACCCGTACCAGCAGGCCCGGTACAGAAAATCATGTCATGCTTGTGTAGGGCTTGGATATATTGCTTTTGCCGAAAAGTTTTAGCGCGGACTTCTTCGCCTCGACGAGTTTTAGCCAGGACATCTTTTTGCAAATCTCGCAGTTCATCTTCTCTATGAGTGTCTAAAGCTTGACGAGCAGTGAGAATATCAGCACTAGAAACAATATTACCTTTGCTCCACAGATATTCGAGCGATCGCACTAATCGACAAGCCAAATCAACTTGTTTGTCTGTTCCAGAAATATGTAGTTCCTGTCCTCGCAGCACCAGCTTGGCCCCTGTTTGCTTAGACAGAGTTTTAAGATTTTCTTCTCCTTGTCCAGCTAGAGTGATTGCACTTGCAATATTCGGCAGTTCAATTGTTAAGGCATCTGCCATAGTTTTTACTGTATTACCAATAGCTTATATTTACAGAAATTACTGTTCTAATAAGTAACATGTCCGCTTAAACACTTATGTTATGCTTCGGTATCGGTAATGGGTAATGGGTAATTGATAATTAAGAAAATGATGATTTTCCCAATGCTCAATACCTAACAGCGAAGCATAATTATAATATCGTAAGCAATTAGCCGCTCTCTGTGCCCTTTGCCTTGGCCGAAGGGTAGATTAAAAACATTTACTTTGTTCAATTTCTACTTTAAAGCTATTAATTTCCTAGTTTTGACTAACCTGCAATTTGCAATTTTTTGGTTATAAAGGGTTAAATAAAATCCTATGAAAACCCACCCCTGTTTAGGGGTTTCTAGGGGTGGGAAAGTCAAGCATTTCACTTTATATGGGTTTG
Above is a genomic segment from Fischerella sp. JS2 containing:
- a CDS encoding DUF4388 domain-containing protein, which translates into the protein MSISSSLTDFSLAELFQIIDQGRKSGCLTVCKLLDSHGAGATSKYYFIWFRQGRLVAAANSLDNQGLISKIKQRKWVKPQIIDGYNAIASARTPLGLQLKTAGVLNGEQLNLLFASQLQQIRELFEIQKGVFKLDSRAPQPSKEMTGLSLGATEVALMALRTLKNWDALADALPDASSALHSITQTKPLLHLHALEWQVWEFANGRVSLSAIAHQLNQPVTLIQQAALRLKIAGLVEEVPLSTSTPELNDYPLDVNCVNSSALGNKKFIEPEMLKIVTSFLDNLVGYLRSNIS
- a CDS encoding GTP-binding protein, encoding MNTIRIVVTGSVGAGKTSLIRTISEIEVVDTDKRTTDEAAQIKANTTVALDFGRLTFAPNQAMHLYGTPGQLRFDFMWDILINKAHAYILLVNAHRPQDFRHGRRILNFMKQRVQIPMLIGLTHTDYADAWEMEDVAIALGLLHEASRPPLIAVNPTEQASVFQALIVLVEQLETTNNYQQTTIN
- a CDS encoding ChuX/HutX family heme-like substrate-binding protein encodes the protein MTNTLKEFLEACETLGTLRLIVTSSAAVLEARGKIEKLFYAELPKGKYANMHTEGFEFHLNMDKITQVKFETGEAKRGNFTTYAIRFIDDKQEPALSLFLQWGKPGEYEPGQVEAWYTLREKYGEVWQPAPLAEIS
- a CDS encoding PhoH family protein, yielding MADALTIELPNIASAITLAGQGEENLKTLSKQTGAKLVLRGQELHISGTDKQVDLACRLVRSLEYLWSKGNIVSSADILTARQALDTHREDELRDLQKDVLAKTRRGEEVRAKTFRQKQYIQALHKHDMIFCTGPAGTGKTFLAVVVAVQALLANQYEKLILTRPAVEAGEKLGFLPGDLQQKVNPYLRPLYDAINEFIDPEKVPSLMERGVIEVAPLAYMRGRTLNNAFVIVDEAQNTTTSQMKMVLTRLGFNSRMVVTGDITQVDLPLHQESGLTMAIKILRHVEGIAFCEFSQKDVVRHALVQRIVNAYEQYEK